In a single window of the Salvelinus namaycush isolate Seneca chromosome 18, SaNama_1.0, whole genome shotgun sequence genome:
- the LOC120063428 gene encoding annexin A3-like codes for MATLWTGERGSIKPKADFNAKDDAVALRKAMKGLGTNEKTLIDVLTQRSSGQRQLICKAYQEEATGKTLVEDLEGDTLGHFEDLLVALVTPPAIYDCQEVTKAMKGVGTKDNVLIEIFATRSNKQMKEISDAYLKQTERKLTLDLKKELSGEFAKAILILAEGQRDENIHVDAAKAKEDAKTLYNAGEKKWGTDESKFIDILCQRSIPQLRQTLVEYKTISGKSLQESIEGEMSGDLEELLVAIVKCVKNVPAYLAERLHQGMKGGGTDECTLNRIMVSRAEIDMLDIRAEFKKLYSCSLHSAIESDISDFYGDCLKKICGGDD; via the exons ATGGCAACTTTATGG accggggagagagggagcatcaAGCCCAAGGCAGATTTCAACGCAAAGGATGACGCTGTGGCTCTCAGAAAGGCCATGAAGGGACTAG GTACAAACGAGAAGACCTTAATAGATGTTCTAACTCAGAGGAGTAGTGGACAACGTCAGCTCATCTGTAAAGCTTACCAAGAAGAAGCCACTGGCAAG ACTCTGGTGGAGGACTTAGAAGGGGACACCCTTGGTCACTTTGAGGACCTGCTGGTCGCGCTGGTCACGCCCCCTGCCATCTATGACTGCCAGGAAGTCACCAAGGCCATGAAG GGAGTTGGGACAAAAGACAATGTCTTGATAGAAATCTTCGCCACAAGATCCAACAAACAAATGAAAGAGATTTCTGATGCCTATTTAAAAC AAACTGAGAGGAAGTTGACCTTGGACCTGAAGAAGGAGCTTTCTGGAGAATTTGCTAAAGCTATTCTCATTCTGGCCGAG GGCCAGCGGGATGAAAACATACATGTGGATGCAGCCAAGGCCAAAGAGGATGCTAAG ACTCTTTACAACGCGGGGGAGAAGAAGTGGGGGACAGACGAGTCCAAGTTCATCGACATCCTGTGTCAGAGAAGCATACCTCAACTCAGACAAA CTCTGGTGGAATACAAGACCATCAGTGGGAAGAGTCTGCAGGAGAGCATCGAGGGAGAGATGTCTGGGGATCTAGAGGAGCTACTGGTGGCCATTG TGAAATGTGTGAAGAATGTCCCAGCATACCTAGCTGAACGTCTGCATCAAGGCATGAAG GGCGGAGGAACGGATGAGTGTACCCTGAACCGTATCATGGTTAGCCGGGCAGAGATCGACATGCTGGACATCAGAGCAGAGTTCAAGAAGCTTTATAGCTGTTCTCTGCACTCTGCCATCGAG TCGGATATATCTGACTTCTATGGGGACTGTCTCAAGAAGATCTGTGGAGGGGACGATTAA